From Salvia splendens isolate huo1 chromosome 3, SspV2, whole genome shotgun sequence, a single genomic window includes:
- the LOC121797438 gene encoding 60S ribosomal protein L13a-4-like — MVSGSGICAKRVVVDARNHMLGRLASILAKELLNGQRVVVVRCEEICLSGGLVRQKMKYLRFLRKRMNTKPSHGPIHFRAPSKILWRTIRGMIPHKTKRGEAALARLKVYEGVPPPYDKTKRMVIPDALKVLRLQAGHKYCLLGRLSSEVGWNHYDTIRELEKKRKDRAQVTYERRKQLTKLRVKAEKIAQEKLGSQLDVITPIKY; from the exons atggtgTCGGGTTCGGGGATCTGCGCGAAGAGAGTGGTGGTGGACGCCAGGAACCACATGCTCGGACGCCTGGCCTCCATTTTGGCCAAGGAGCTTTTGAACGGCCAGAGAGTCGTCGTCGTCCGATGCGAGGAAATCTGCCTCTCCGGCGGCCTCGTTCGCCAGAAAATGAAGTACCTTCGCTTCCTCCGTAAGCGTATGAACACCAAGCCCTCACATGGCCCCATCCACTTCCGTGCTCCTTCGAAAATTCTTTGGAGGACTATTCGTGG AATGATTCCTCACAAGACTAAGAGAGGGGAGGCTGCTCTTGCTCGTCTTAAGGTTTACGAAGGTGTACCCCCACCATATGATAAGACCAAGAGGATGGTCATTCCAGACGCTCTCAA GGTTTTGAGGCTTCAAGCTGGACACAAGTATTGCCTGTTGGGTAGACTGTCATCTGAAGTCGGATGGAACCATTATGATACCATCAGG GAGttggagaagaagaggaaagaCCGAGCTCAGGTAACATATGAGAGGAGGAAGCAGTTGACAAAATTGAGGGTTAAGGCTGAGAAGATTGCCCAAGAGAAGCTTGGTTCCCAACTCGACGTTATTACTCCGATCAAATATTGA